DNA from Brassica napus cultivar Da-Ae chromosome C4, Da-Ae, whole genome shotgun sequence:
CCTCCTAATATTGGTTCATGTGTCGCTGATCATACGCATATAGCATATGGACATAAATACCAATCCCCACTTTCTGAATCTATAGACCATAATCATCAATTTTTCCTATACATACTTTATGAATGTATAtgaataactaaaataaaatcaaacccTTAAATTTCACGATAACAAACTCAAGAAGAACGACTAGCACAGATCTCTCCACAGCCTCAAACCACATACACTGATACACATATCATATATAAGAGTCGAAGAACAAACAAGCGCATATAAATAAAAGGGAAATCAAACAATTAACCATGCATTGATCAATTAGTTATCCGGTGAAGATTTAGCTCCTCCTTTGCCGTGATGATTAGATTTCTCTCCTTCAATAACTCGGTAGCGATTTAAGTACTTTTTGAGCTGCTCAGCGTAATCATCAAACCCTAGATTTGCCATAGCCCAACAGATATCGTCTCCATTAACTGTCTTTCTCTTCTCCTTGTGGCATTTATCGGAGGCTTCTCCAGTGACAAAGCTTATGAACTCGGAGACACATTCTTGCATAGTCTCTTTTGCTTCTTTAGAAATCTTTGCGTTTGGTGGGAGAATGTTCTTCATGATCCTTCCTATGTTTGCTATCGGAAGTAGCCTGTCTTGTTCTTTTATCACCATGTTTTCCTCTTGTTCCACCACTAAACCATcatgatgttgatgatgatgagaggAGGTGCTCGCAAAGTTGTAATTTTGGAATCTAGGGATTGGGTTTTGGAAGGAAGGATAGTTCCCAGCCATCAAACCTTATAAAACAGAGGAGAGATCGTTATAAGTGTATATCAACAGCTGTTgatactaaaattttgaaacgaaaataTGTAATTTGCCAAGTGATAATGGCACAAAAGAAAGAGCAGGGAACGGAGAGGTTCTTACATTATATTAGTATGTATAAATCTGATAAATAGTCTTTTTGACATGGATTTGTATTGTCAGATTAGCTTTATTTATAAGTAGACAATTAATGGAgctaaacaatatataaataagcttatattttgatccaaaaaaaagaaaaagaaaaaaatagatttattagTATAATCTATACAATTGTGATCGGTGACCAAAGGAACAAGGAAGAACACTACGTTCATTAacatttctcaaattttttaccattcataaaaaaaaatatttttcttttcatttctttgtttgtagagaattatagaacaaatcaattttttattaattttgataaaaaataatcatgtttcatcatttttaaaattttatttctattcgattcttttctatttcatttttattgtttcTACGATCTTAATAGAGTGTAATAAAGGGTATTTATGTTCAGTCATCAACGGTGTGGACGTGTCATACAACCAATGGGAGAGGTCTAGGTCAATAAGCCTCACTGGGGAGACAATGTGGCAGGTCAAGCTAATTTCTCCTTCTGCGTCTTTATTAATTTAGTTCTTCTAATTAATTTATCTTGAACTTTTTAATCGATTATGTTTTGTAGTATGCTCTCtctagtttctttttctttaagacaggtatgtattaataaaaacgaattaaatCTTCTTTTTTGTCACTCGcacttttaaataatatttaaatactatttataaCGTTTTTATCATTACgttataaatttgtttattacacgTAATCTGATCGAAGTGCCTtgtatatttatagaaaatgctATCGTTAGCACAAATATCATTTCTGAACAAAAGCTTCTTCAAAAATTATTGTTTgggtcaaatatatatatatttcagtcCTTGCATAATTTGTTCCTCTTTCTTTTTGCCcatcatatcatattttttttttttgtgcacaagCCCATCATATCATATATCGTATAGTAATAATGAGTAACTGAGTAGCTGGGTTATTGTTGGGAAAATGTGAATATAACTGGGTAACAAGaagttttgaccaaaaaaaaaaaaatttgaccaaaaaaactgGGTAACAAGAAGTGTTTTCTAAGgttattattaaatatgtaaatttggTACTTGTTGTGGAACGTGCTAATATAAAGATCAGATACATTTATAACAGTAAGTATCTATAGTTAGTACCTTATATAGTATTAAgaattaaataattaagaacTAAGAGTTAATTTAATAAGCACCAATATCTAACTTGTGGTCCTGTGGACCATATAAGAGCACGTCTTGTGGTCTATAAGCATTGAAGAGCCTAATATTAGGTAGTTTGTAgcttattttaaaagcataacaCGAAA
Protein-coding regions in this window:
- the LOC106395401 gene encoding nuclear transcription factor Y subunit B-5; the encoded protein is MAGNYPSFQNPIPRFQNYNFASTSSHHHQHHDGLVVEQEENMVIKEQDRLLPIANIGRIMKNILPPNAKISKEAKETMQECVSEFISFVTGEASDKCHKEKRKTVNGDDICWAMANLGFDDYAEQLKKYLNRYRVIEGEKSNHHGKGGAKSSPDN